The DNA region tgtgaaaatgactctactacccaaagcaacctacagattcagtgcaatcactatcaaactaccactggcatttttcacagaactagaacaaaaattttcacaatttgtatggaaacacaaaagaccccgaatagccaaagcaatcttgagaacgaaaaacggagctggaggaatcaggctccctgacttcagactatactacaaagctacagtaatcaagacagtatggtactggcacaaaaacagaaatatagatcaatggaacaccatagaaagcccagaggcaaacccacacacatatggtcaccttatctttgataaaggaggcaagaatatacaatggagaaaagacagtctcttcaataagtggtgctgggaaaactggacagctacatgtaaaagaatgaaattagaacactccctaacaccatacacaaaaataaactcaaaatggattaaagacctaaatgtaacaccagacaccatcaaactcttagaggaaaacataggcagaacactctatgacataaatcacagcaagatcctttttgacccacctcctagagaaatggaaataaaaacaaaaataaacaaatgggacctaatgaaacttcaaagcttttgcacagcaaaggaaaccataaacaagaccaaacaacaaccctcagaatgggagaaaatatttgcaaatgaagcaactgacaaaggattaatctccaaaacatacaagcaactcattcagctcaatatcaaaaaaaaaaacccaatccaaaaatgggcagaagacctaaatagaaatttctccaaagaagatatacagattgccaacaaacacatgaaagaatgctcaacatcattaatcattagagaaatgcaaatcaaaactacaatgagatatcatctcacaccggtcagaatggccatcatcaaaaaatctacaaacaataaatgctggagagagtgtggagaaaagggaaccctcttgcactgttggtgggaatgtaaattgatacagccactatggagaatagtatggaggttccttaaaaaactaaaaatagaactaccatacgacccagcaatcccactactgggcatataccctgagaaaaccataaatcaaaaagagtcatgtaccaaaatgttcattgcagctctatttacaatagccaggacatggaagcaacctaagtgtccatcgacagatgaacagataaagaagatgtggcacatatatacaatggaatattactcaaccataaaaaggaacgaaactgagttatttgtagtgaggtggatggacctagagactgtcatacagaatgaagtaagtcagaaagagaaaaacaaataccatatgctaacacatatatatggaatctaaaaagaaaaaagaaaaaaaaaggtcagaagaacctaggggcaagacaggaataaagatgcagacctactagaaaatggacttgaggatatggggagggggaagggtaagctgtgacaaagtgagagagtggcatggacatatatacactaccaaatgtaaaataaatagctagtgggaagcagccacatagcacagggagatcagctcggtgctttgtgaccacctagaggagtgggatagggagggtgggagggagggagttgcaagagggaagagatacggggacatatgtatatgtataactgattcactttgttataaagcagaaactaacacaccattgtaaagcaattatactccaataaagatgttaaaaaaaaaaagggttggggGGAAGTACATCTACCCACAGACTTTTCTTTGTCCCTAACCCCTTGCTTGGATTGTTTTGTCAATCCGGTGCCAAAATCACCAAGGGAGGCTGTGCAGGGGCAAAAGTATTTTATCCTTGAAAGTTGCTATGAAAGTAGAGCTTTAATGTTTTCAtcataacaacagcaaaaacaaaatggtaattaCATGAGGTGAAGGATTTGTTAACTATTcttattgtggtaaacattttgcagggtatacatgtatcaaatcaccacattgtacaccttaaacattcATGTTATATGTCCATTTTTATCTCAttaaaggtggggggagggggccttCCGTtgtggtgccgtggttaagaatccggctgccagtgcaggggacacgggttcaagccctggtctaggaagatcccacatgccacggagcaactaagcccgtgcgccagaactaatgagcctgtgctctagaccctgcgagccacaactactgaagtccgcacggcacaactactgagcccacgcacagcaactactgaagcccacacgcctagagcccatgctctgaaacaagagaagccaccacaatgagaagcccacgcaccgcaatgaagagtaccccccgtttgccacaactagaggaagcctgtgcgcagcaaggaagacccaacgcagcccaaaataaataaatacataaatttattttaaaataataataataataataagtaaataaagctgggggaaaagagACAAAATCGAAGGGGTAAATACTGCTATCTTCACCATACAGAATCTTCACATTCAGGAGCATGTTAATTATTTATTCAAGACTTTTTTATGTGCTACATGAACgcttgtttacatttcttttttaaagttctgcCTCTCTCATTAAGTTTATTTGTTGAGCTGTTTATGTGTTGATATTATAAGtgggaatttttttctattccattcTCTGATTATTGCtagtttataataaaaatagggtttatgggaattccctggcagtccagtggttaggactcagtgctttcactgccgtgggccggggttcaatccctggttggggaactaagatcttatgagccgcatggcacagccaaaaaaattaaaaattaaaaataaaaataggatttagtttaatttttaaataggatTTATCATCACATACTCACTGTGTGTCTTTGGGTGATTAAGTGAAGCTTTCATGGCTTCAATCTCTTAACAAAATTAAAGATGTGTATACTACCCATCTGAGAGAGTTCTAacgaaaaataaataagacaatacGTATAAGATATTTAGTACAGGATCTGGAACAGAGAAAACACTAAAACACAGAAACTGTTTTTACCACCAATGGTGTATTATGTGTTTGTCAGGCCAGAAGTTTAGCCACTGCTCTCACCTGTGCTCCAAGATGAGCAGTCCAGTCCATCCCCTGGAGAATGAGAGGGAAACCCTGGCTTGTAGGCCCCTGGGAGGGACCAACGGGCAGCGGGCTCTCTGTTCTCTCACCCCCAACAAAGCCtctgctccccacctcccctctagCAGgagcccaacacacacacagaaggaagaggTGTTTCAGGGCCATAATGTCAGGGCTGAACTGACATTCATTATTATACTTCCAGAATAATTTCATTCAACCCCCCTCAGAATGAGTAgacaactgaggctcagggatttGTCTGAGGTCGTCCAACAattggggaggaggctggggctagaactcaggtctcctgacacccaagcctgtgctctgcccacTTCACCCCAAGTGCTCCTCCCCCTGCGGCTTTGACCTTCCCTGAGAACTTCACTGCACAAGGACAGTGGGGCAGGTGAGCCAAAAGCAGAGCCACGAGGTCGTCCGAGTTTGCCCAACACACACCCTTCTGCTGTCTTCACTCCTCGAGCCTGCTCTACCCCAACTTGTACGTCTCCAGAGaacatgattcagcaatcacaagAAAGGATCACGGACCAGTGTGTCTTGCGTCCTCATTCACATCTTAAAATAGAAAGCTGGGAGAGGATATTGCTTAACCCAAAGGAATTATGTGTTATTGGAGGCATCTCAGGCATGAATAAGAGAAATGCTTCATGAGCAGGGATTTCCCAGCGTGTGtttctatgtcttcttgggaggACATAGATCCCTGGgaaactgaaaggaaaaggagggagatTTAGCCACAAGGGTTGGCTAGTCACACTGACAGAGCTGATCATAGCCAGGTCAGAAGTAGGGGTCAATTGGGAAGGTTTTGGGTTTTATTTCCCCAGTCCAAGGCCAAAGGCAAAATGTCTGGGTTTCCATTTCCTGGTGAAATAGAGGCTGCAGTTCTTGGGTTGATTATTGGATTTCTACAGTGAACCCTAAGAATGGGCCTTTCGTTCCTGCCCCCCCTCTCCTTCACACATCAGTAACATCTTCCGTGGGTCCCTCTCCACTCACCAGTGGGGACTGGAAGTCCCAACTCCACACCCATCTCCCCAGAGCTTCCAGGAGCCCAGAAGTCATAGGAGCCAGAAACAAATGGAGTAGAAATTGGTCTTTTATTGGAAAGTCCATGAGAGAGGCATCCCAGGTTTGGGCACCCTGGATGAAAGGAAGAATGGGCAGTGTGGGAGAGGGTGGTGCTACAGGCACCAGGATCTGCATCCCTGGGGACTTCACAGGTGCAGCAAGAACAGACTCCACCTGGtaggagaaaagagaatcagAGATGTGATTCAGCAGGTCAAAGACTCAGAGGCAGTGGGAGGCAGGACCAAGTCCACTTGTCATCCCTCTCAGGACGAGACTCCTCAGTCTCTCCATCACCTCCCCATGTCCTCTCCCCCACCAACCTAGGATCACTCTCCACCGCTCAGCCTTTCTGTGCCTTCACAGGTCACCTCTTCCTCCACCCAGTTCTCACCTCACAGGGGATACAGACAGACGTTCCCGCAATAGCCCACACAGCACTTCTTGGCTCCCCAGCAATGAGCATCTCTCAAACATTCGTTAGGGGGATTTAACAAGTGGCACCGGATCGGAATCCTGGGGCAGAAGCCACGCTTAGTGAGGAATGGGACTTTGACTGGATCTTGTTCTTTGACTGGATCTTGTCCTTTGACTGGATCTTGTCCTTTGACTGGATCTTGACCTTTGACTGGATCTTGTCCTTTGACTGGATCTTGACCTTTGACTGGATCTTGTCCTTTGACTGGATCTTGACCTTTGACTGGATCTTGTCCTTTGATCAGAACATTGCCTTTCATAGTGCCTTGACCTTTAGGACAACAAAGAAATATCACCACATTTAGAACAGTGTATCTGCTTTAATTATCTAGTCTTTCCTCCAGGTCCAGCCACTGTTAACTGCAGTGTCCCTCAAAATGTGACTTGAGATAGGGGAGGGTCACCAGGGCTAGCTTCGGTCTGTGCTCTTGGAAGGCTGGGACCAGGGTTCCTCGGgtgtccatttcttcccctcACCCTCCATTCTGGGTCCTAGGGCCCTCACGAGGATATGCCAGACTGAAGTGTCTTTCAGAGGTGGTAAGGTCACTTTGGCATCTTTGAGGAAACTTAATGGAAGGGAAAGGAGCCGTGAGACACTTACCAGGAGACCTGGGCTCCATCCTGGCTCTGGAGATTGTCTTGACAAATCCTCACCCCTCCCTAGGTCTCAATGTTCTCCTTTGGAAAATAAGGGTCTTCAAACTACATGATTTCTGAGGCCCTGTTGGTTCTTAACCTTCTCTTAGAGGACTGATGACAGGTGATTTTACGGGGCAGACAGGCAGGGGACAGACCCCACAACCAGGGACCAGATTCCTGGGGCCCCTCACTTCATTGAACGTTCTGTCCAAGTATCAACACTTGAGGCCAAGGTCATGTAACAACACTCCTTCCACAAACAGCCCTGATATCTCAGTCCTGGGGTGGAAAGCATGAGGGGTCTAGTAGGCAACTTCCTACTTCTCTGGATACGCTGGAAACCTACTGTCCAGGCTGAAGAGTGGGCTCTAGCCCTGCCTGCTGCCTTGGAAGACCCCCTGTCAGTACCCAGGCTGCCCCCAACATCCTCTCCTCAAcccaacccagccccacccaggccACTTCCCCATTCACCTTTTACGACAGCTGCCTGTGCCACCAGCGTCCCAAGGACAAGAAGTACCACCACTGGGATCAAGAAGTTTCTGGACTTCATGTTGTCAGGAAGGTGAATGGCTAAGAGCTGAGCCCAAACCTATTTTTATGCAGCTCCAGCTTGGCCTGGCGCCAAGGGTGGCTCTGTGGTTTCACAAGGGACAAGGCGTACATTTTCTTAGTTCTACCAGGAAATATCCACCTCCATCCTGGGAAGGACCTTGAGCCTTTCCCCAAGGATTATTCACAGGGAGAAATGGCAGTTACTGTTGCATCATCTCTGATAGCCCCAAGAGTTACCTCACTTTCTTACAAAGAAGCAGGGCTGGCTGGCCCTTGGCCACCATTACAGCCAAATTCTTCATACTTAGAATAGAAAGAATATGGAGCCCAAAGAAGAGAAGGAATCACCCATGGTCATTTAACAAGTCAGTGGTAGGTCTGGTGTTCAGTTTTCATAGCCAAGGTGTTCCCCCAGTTACTCCCTGTTCCTGCAAGACCCACCTACCCTAACAGTTTACCCCTCCCAGCATCAAGCTGggcttttctttcattctccccTAACCCCAAGAAAAACTCTCAAAGGCATGTTTGCCTTGGACGTCTAAATATACTTTTCCATTTCACAGGTAGTCTCTGAAATGCTCCAAGAAAGTAACAGGGAAGGTGGAATTTGACATCTGGAATGGCATGATGCCCTTGAAATCACAGTCAGAAGAGAGAAAACAcccataaaataaaaggaagaaaatataaatcatcTATAAGGTGGACATCTACAGTGCATACATCCAACATGGCTTCCTCCTTCTTAGAACAGCATGCTGTTTCTTCTGAAGAACTCTTGTTTCTTTGTACCATCAACTTAGGAATCTAATGGGGAGTGCTGATCATGAAAGCCTGACACCCAGTCacaagagggtgtgtgtgtgtgtgtgtgtgtgtgtgtgtgtgtgtgagcctaGGAACTCCAGAAGCTATGGTTCCAGTCTGGGAGTAGGTTAACTGTGTGAGAAAAAGGAAACTAATTCACTTAGAAAATTAGAGAAATGATGGTGAGAGAGGATTTGGAAGACACAAGCCAGCCCTTCATTCCCCTTTTTCTTGAGAGCAGCTCTTCCCACACCCTTCCCCTAGTTCAGTTACGACCCAATAAATTGGCTTTCTGCCTAAGCTAGTCTGAGAAGGTATTTTGTCATTGCTACCATAGTTCAGAGTAATAAAAGTGAATACCCAGAAGTTGGGTGTTGTCAGGGACAGAACCTGAAGTGTGGAAATGACAGTTGAGTTCTGAGTGAGATAGGGATTAAAGCAAACTAATTATTTTATAGTAAACCAGTTGTTTAAATCTTCACCTTTGTCTCCTTGGACTCAGACCACTTGCCCACCAATGCTGAAACACTAAGGAGATATAAACAAATGTCAGAACATTGGATTCTGCaggctactttaaaaaaaaaaagctcactgaAAAGTAAGCTATACAAACAAAAGAATTTTGTAGAACATACCTATATTCTTTAAAGAATAAGCATTAAAATGGAAGCCTGTACTCACCTGCCAGGTGAAAAAGGAGACTATTTACTCTACAGCCTATTACCCTATTAGCTTTTACTCCTATCCAATTTCTTCCCTCTCCATTCTCCACAGAGGTAACACTTTCTTGGATTTCCTAATTTTCTGTTAATTCAAGCATCTTGCTCATTTCTAATTGGGTTGTctatctttttcttgttgatcTGTAGAGAAAAGAAACTCTCACACATTACTAGTGAGAGTATATATTCATGCAACCTATTTGAAAGTAAATTTGGATCAGCTAGTAAAATTGAACATGAGCAAAATCGTTTAGATTTCTATCAATCTGATGGGTGAGAAGTGATACATTGTTGAAGTTTTTAGTTAGCATTTCTCTATCATGAATTATTTCAagcatttcttcatattttaaaagccaCTTATATTTCTTTACCTGAAAACTTCATTTCTTTGGCTCATTCTCCTCTATAGTCATTAACCTTTTTCTTCTCAAGTTCTAAGCactctttatatattatagaGAAAGGTCCTTTGTCTGTGATAcggtttataaataaaattttttttttttttttctttttgcggtatgtgggcctctcactgttgtggcctctcccgttgcggagcacaggctccggatgcgcaggcccagcggccatggctcacgggcccagccgctccgcggcatatgggatcctcccagaccggggcacgaacccgtatcccctgcatcggcaggcggactcttaaccacttgcgccaccagggaggcccaataaaattttttttaaacactgaagtCTTTTATTCTGTTTCCCTCAGATCCTAAGAGTTTCCTTTACATTTGTTACCCCCTAGATGAAGTCTATTAGCAAACTGCATGCATATTTACATCAGTCAAGAAGTTTGAGCAGATATTTCCAACAAAGCATGTAATATGTGAATTAGATATTTTGAAtgttggaagaattaaagaatcaGTCAGCTACTGGACGTAATTTGTGCGGATTCTGAAGTATTTCTATACAACTTTGCTTCTAACAGAAAAGGGAAAACCCTAACTCTGAGTTTGGCTTCTTATTGTGCAGAAAGATTTGAGGACCAAGTTTCAGACGTAGTGGGGTCACTCACCCTCATATCTAGTGAGGTCCATATATGAAAaggctttccttttgttttacaaGTAGCTCCTTATTGAAGGCTagcctttcaccattgagaaattAGGGTTTAGGTATTAATCTAAGCAACACTGAGGTTAATTGCATCACCTCCATCCACAGGGGTCTGGCACCCAGGGAAGCCAAGAGTGAGAATAGGGTGAGCCCAGGACACACATGTTAGCAGAGACAGTGCAGCATGATGAGGTGTGCATCCAACACCCTAAGTGTGCTTTGGTTACCAGAATATTTGACACACCCACAAATTAAgtagcaaaacattttaatccatTAAATCTAAAAATAACAGAGACATTTTATATCCGGTGCCACCTCCTCAAAAGTCTACTGCAGATTAGACAGCCAGACTGCAAATTACAAAACCAGACATTAAAGTTGAAGATGCAGTTTGGGACAAGACCGTCATGGGGAGATTTTCCCCCTCTTTGCTCATAAACATAAGTTATCAGCTAAAAAATcctcagacagaaaaagaaagcttTCTCTCTATATAACCTCTTTATTTTAAATCTGTTTGTAATGTTTGAAGGCAAAACAGATAATCAGAAAACCAACCTCCCAAGCAAGTACAAGGATCTGAGCTGGACTCCTGGGACTAAAGACTGGTTTAGTTCTATTTCTACCAACACTGTGATGTGAGGTACCATGGTTCTTGTTTTCGTTACAAAAGGTGTTAAGAATGCATGCCCACACACAGTTAATAATAGCTTATCTAGCACATAACTCTGCAGCACAGTACCAACAACAGGAGTATTTTAAAGCAGGGTGGAGAAGAAAGTAGACATTAATACAACTTaaggtttcctttgtttcttcccCTCTTTTTACAAGGAGAATTCAGCTCAGAAACAAAACTCCAGAATGCCCGTACTGTCCTTTGGCCCACCAGGCCCAGAGAGCCTCAGGCTTTAGTGATGTATCCTTCTCACATGAGGAAATCGTAGATTTCCCATGTTTTGTTCACATCTATCTTGATGAGTGTTCTTGCCTGTACCAGTCTCAAGCCTCCTTGCTTGCTACATTTGTTCAGTAGAGCAGATTTGCATTCTAAATAAGCTCCTGGGACCAACCTCACCATCTGACAgagctccttttctttttcattcaactTCTCTGTGCCAGGGAGGCCAGTGAGGTTCAAGGGCGGTGCACTTTGTCTACCTGAATTCGAAGCCATTGGTACGGAAGGACTCAGGCCAGAATCAATGTCAGCCTGCCGGCAGAGCCACTGCTGGCAGGCGCTACTGTCCTGGATGTACTGGAGAAGCTCTGAGAGCATAGGGCATTTGAGACGTTCCTCTTCTGGTCTTTCTGAGGTGATCCTAGGTTCCGGCACTACGAAAATCGGTAATGCCTGCTGTCCTGTATTTCTGGAGCCTATTGATTTCCCTTCGGAGTTCGAATTCCAATGCATGGCTTTCAATGAACTTGTCATGCCCCACTGGCGCCACTATCCTTGCAAATCACCTCATTGTTTCATAAAGGTCTTGGACTTGCTTGGGATACCACCGTTCCATTAACTGAAACTTTCTAAGGTTGATTAATCTATGgtctcttataattttttttctcctttttctctcctttaacCTAGAATGATAGATATCCACAACAACCATCTTCAGAGTGTGTAAAATGTCCGAGTCATCTTCAACAAAATCAATGTCTCTCAAGTCCCATTCTGCATAATTGTCAGACTCCTCATTGAAATCTGCTTGAGCTGGCATGTATCCTGCCAGGTCCTGAGAAAGCAAGGAGTCAAAGGTAGGTTGGGGAGGGTCATCTGTAGAGTGAAATGGAATGGCTGTGTCAGCAGTTTTTGACTCCTCTGCTTGCTTCAGGTTTAGCAGGGTGGATGCAAACAGATGGCTATTGAAGAAATGCTTCATGTAGTGCTTCTCACACTCCTCCTTGGTCTTGGTGCATATTTGATTGGCTACATCCTATCAATTTCCAAAGCCACAGTCCATCACAGCTTCTCAAATGGCCACTTCTTCTTGAGCAGTCCAGCTGGGGTCAAGAACAGGAAAACCTGAGGTCATTATTTCGTAAGTATGATCACTTTGATGTTTCTTGTACTCAAATCCTCGAGTGAAACATGCTAAAGGAACTCAAACGGTCCATTTCCCAGTTGGCAAAGACTGCTGCTTTTATCTTCCTCAGTGTAGGGCTCTTTCAAGGAGATTTCAGAACTGGCCAACACATACACCAAAGCGGACCACCACCCCCCCTTCACCGCGTCCCCTTCCTCTgcctaaataaaaattttaactcaTTCTTAGACCTGCACAAAACAGCTCAGGGTGGCACCATTTCCTCCTCTTATCTAGATATTGTATCCTGTTGTTTGGTTATTTCTGCTCTGGACTTCTGCATTTCTGCTTCCTGATAGCCTTAAACTGGTGAAATTggttcatt from Mesoplodon densirostris isolate mMesDen1 chromosome 16, mMesDen1 primary haplotype, whole genome shotgun sequence includes:
- the PI3 gene encoding elafin, producing MKSRNFLIPVVVLLVLGTLVAQAAVVKGQGTMKGNVLIKGQDPVKGQDPVKGQDPVKGQDPVKGQDPVKGQDPVKGQDPVKGQDPVKEQDPVKVPFLTKRGFCPRIPIRCHLLNPPNECLRDAHCWGAKKCCVGYCGNVCLYPL